TGAAATTGGCAAAAGTGATGAGTGGTCATCGGGTTATCAATATGCTGGAACAGATTCAGGCGCAATTACCGGCGCTGAGCAAATCAGAACGAAAAGTCGCAGAGCAGATCCTTGCCGCACCGCAGGAGGCGATGCATTCCAGCATTGCTACACTGGCACGTGCTGCGCAGGTCAGCGAGCCGACGGTGAATCGTTTTTGCCATCGTATGGGGACGCGGGGTTTTCCCGACTTCAAACTGCAACTGGCACAGAGTCTGGCAAAAGGCCCGAATTGGGTCAGCCGTGGTGTGGAAGAAAATGACAGCGTCGAAAGCTACAGCCAGAAAATTTTCGATTCCGCATTGGCCGGATTAAGTCGCGTCAGCCAACAACTGGATCGGGCTGTCATTCATCAGGCGGTTCACGCACTGACACGGGCGAATAAAATTGCGTTTTTTGGTCTGGGTGCCTCCGCCGTCGTCGCCCATGACGCCACCAATAAGTTTCTGCGTTTTAATCTGCCGGTCATCTGGTCAGAGGATATTGTGATCCAGCGCATGAGTTGCATAAATAGTGGACCAAATGACGTTTTTGTTCTCATATCACATACTGGTCGAACCAAAAATATGATAGAACTGGCTCGCCTGGCGCGTGTAAACGCTTCCACCGTTTTGGCTATCACCTCACCCGGTTCACCGCTTGCGGCAGAAGCCACGCTGGCACTGACGCTCGATGTCCCGGAGGATACTGATATCTATTTGCCAATGGTGTCCCGCCTGGCACAATTGACCCTGGTCGATGTCCTGGCAACGGGTTTTACCCTTGAGCGCGGCACCTCTTTTCGCGAAAATCTGAAACGCGTGAAAGAGGCGCTAAGAGATTCGCGCCTGGAGAAGCATGTGCAGCAGGAAATCAATGCACAGCAAAATAATTAACATCGCATTCACATGTGAGTCGAATCACAGCCCCTCGATCATATAGAATAGTGACCACAACGTGTCCAGATGACAGGGACACGATACTTAGTCAACGGAGTCCTTCATGTCCAGACGTCTCAGAAGAACCAAGATCGTAACAACCCTCGGCCCGGCAACCGATCGCGATAACAACCTCGAAAAAATCATTGCGGCGGGTGCGAACGTTGTACGACTAAACTTCTCCCACGGAACCCCGGAAGATCACCAGTTACGCGCGAATAAAGTGCGTGAGATTGCGGCCAAACTGGGTCGCCATGTCGCCATTCTTGGCGATTTACAGGGTCCCAAAATTCGTGTTTCGACCTTCAAAGAAGGCAAAGTGTTCCTCAATGTTGGCGACCGTTTCCTGCTGGATGCCAGCCTGGGTAAAGGTGAAGGCGACAAAGAGAAAGTCGGTATTGATTACAAAGGTCTGCCGGCCGATGTCGTTCCCGGCGATATTTTGCTGCTGGACGATGGTCGTGTGCAGCTGAAAGTGCTGGAAGTCCAGGGCATGAAAGTGTTTACCGAAGTGACCGTCGGTGGCCCGCTTTCCAACAACAAAGGCATTAACAAACTGGGCGGCGGCCTGTCAGCCGAAGCACTGACCGAGAAAGATAAAGCCGATATCATCACCGCGGCGAAAATTGGCGTGGATTACCTGGCCGTCTCTTTCCCCCGTTGTGGCGAAGATATGAACTATGCGCGTCGTCTGGCGCGTGATGCGGGTTGCGATGCCAAACTGGTTGCCAAAGTGGAGCGTGCGGAAGCGGTTGCTACTCAGGAAGCCATGGATGACATCATCCTCGCTTCTGATGTGGTGATGGTAGCGCGTGGTGACCTGGGTGTGGAAATTGGTGACCCGGAGCTGGTGGGGATTCAGAAAGCGTTGATCCGTCGTGCACGTCAGTTGAACCGTACCATCATCACCGCGACACAGATGATGGAATCCATGATCACCAACCCGATGCCAACGCGCGCAGAAGTCATGGACGTCGCTAACGCCGTGCTGGATGGCACCGATGCCGTCATGCTGTCTGCGGAAACGGCTGCGGGCCAGTACCCGGCTGAGACCGTTTCTGCCATGGCTAAAGTGTGCCTGGGCGCGGAAAAAATCCCCAGCGTCAATGTGTCTAAGCACCGCCTTGAAGTGCAGTTCGACAACATTGAAGAAGCCATTGCGATGTCAGCGATGTATGCCGCCAACCATTTGCAAGGCGTAACCGCGATTATCACCATGACGGAATCTGGCCGCACCGCGCTGATGACCTCACGTATCACGTCAGGTCTGCCGATCTTCGCTATGTCACGTCATGAACGTACTCTGAACCTGACGGCGCTGTACCGTGGTGTGACGCCGGTCTACTTTGACAGCAACAATGATGGTGTTGCCGCCGCGCATGATGCCATTAACCTGTTGCGTGACAAAGGTTTCCTCGTTGCAGGTGACCTGGTCATTGTCACCCAGGGTGATGTGATGGCGACCACTGGCACCACCAATACCAGCCGTGTACTGCGCGTAGATTAATTACGCCCACTGACAGCGGCTGTAACATTATGGACAACGCGACTGCTTCGGCAGTCGCGTTTTATTTTCTCTGACAAGGAGGCCAGATGGCCCGCTATCAACCGATAACTCAACTCACCGGGCGCGTGCTGCTGTTCCCGCTGGCGCTGGTGTTGTTCGAGTTCGCCACCTATATCGCCCATGACATGATTCAGCCCGGCATGTTAGTGGTGACCGGCGAATTCAATGTTGGTCCAGAATGGGTATCGACCTCGCTGACGGCTTACCTGATGGGCGGTGTGGTGCTGCAATGGCTGCTCGGCCCACTTTCTGACAAATATGGCCGACGGCCGGTGCTGTTGTTCGGCATTCTGTTCTTTGCCGCCGCCTGTCTGCTGACCACCCTGGTGGAGAACATCGAACAATTCGTAGCGTTACGCTTTATCCAGGGCATCAGCCTGTGCTTTATCGGTGCCGTTAGCTATGCGGCGGTCCAGGAAGCGTTTGCTGAAGCGCTGGCGGTGCGCATGATGGCGTTAATGGCGAATGTCGCACTCCTTGCCCCCTTAGCTGGCCCGCTGGCCGGTGCCGCCTGGCTCAGCGTCAGTGACTGGCGCAGCATGTTCTGGTTGTTTGCTGCCTGTAGCATCGTGGCATTTGTGGTGCTGTGGCGCATCATGCCGGAAACTGCGGGTGACCGTAGCCACTCCATTGCCCTGCCGACACTGGCGCGCGGCTATGGCCGTCTGGCGCGTGACCGTCAGGTGATGTATGGATCTTTCGCCATTGGTTTGGTGTTTATCCCCATCCTGACCTGGGTGGCGCTATCACCGGTGATCCTGATGCATGATGAAGGGTTATCCCGTTTGCAGTATGCCCTGCTGCAACTGCCGGTATTCCTCGCGATGATTGGCGGAAACCTGACCCTGGGTAAGCTGGCCGGTCGGGTGCCGATTGAACAGCCGGTAAAATTTGCCGCCTGGCCAATCTTGCTGGGTCTGAGTATCGCGCTGCTGGCGAATCTCTTTAACAGCCACAGCTATCTGCTGCTCACGGCCGGTTTGAGTCTGTACGCCTTTGGTGCCGGGATGGTGAACGCCGGGTTATACCGTCTGACGCTGTATGCCAGCAACGAAGGGAAAGGCAGCATCGCAGCGATGCTGGGTATGATCAGCATTCTCACCCTGGCTATCGGCATCGAACTGGCAAAGAGTGGTTATTTCAGCGGCGGTACGCCGTGGTTCAGCACCATCAACTTTATCAGCGGTGTCATGTGGTTCGGACTGGTGACGCTCTTTCTGCGTGAACGTAAACGCCGCAGCCACATTGCTGCCGTCTAATCAATCAGGCGTTGGATATTCGACGCCTGCCATTGATCATATTTCGATCAAAATATTTCACTTAAGATCATTGATGAAAAGAATTCATGTGGATGCAGTGAACTTTATTTTCGCCTGAATTTTAACCTGATTTATCCTTAAGACAAATAATCCATTAATATGCCGTGCAAATTAAGATCGTAGTTTTAGGGTTCTGCGCAATTAATTCGCAACAGAAATTAATGAAAAACGTAGCGCTGACGCGACTTATCCGGCACCCTCACTCTTTATTCAGCTAACCCACTGCTTAACCACATAATTATTAGTCTTACTGGGTCTACTGTTCAGCGGATCGGCTATTATCGTCACCCGGAAAGATTTTATTAGTTAATTCTGCTGAACTCTCACCCTTAGTTTTCTTATCGAAAAACTTACACTTGCCTGACATTTTCCTGCGCATTAGTCTGTGCCCGCTGTTTAAGGATTAACGTAATTCAACACGGGATATAAAATGAAAAAAACTGCTGTTGCGGCAATGATGATGGCCGTACTTTCAGGGAGCGCTTACGCTGAGTCTGCGCAATTTATGCCAAACTTTTCAGCGGACAGCATCAGCGTTGCAACCTCCATCGGGATGCTGGGCGGGAAATCGAAAGAGCTGGTGTATGACGCCAGCAACGCACGTAAAGTTAGCCAGCTCGACTGGAAAATTAAAAACGTTGCGATCCTGAAAGGCGATTTCTCCTGGGATGCGTATTCTTTCCTGACGCTGAACGCGCGTGGCTGGACGTCACTGGCTTCTGGCTCCGGCCATATGGACGACTACGACTGGCAGAACGCGAATCAGTCTAACTGGACCGATCACTCGTCACACCCGAGCACTGACGTCAATTACGCCAACGAATACGACCTGAACGTGAAAGGTTGGTTCCTGCAGGGTGACGATTACAAAGTGGGTGCCGTTGCCGGTTATCAGGAAACGCGTTTTAGCTGGACCGCCACCGGCGGTTCTTACAACTACGATAACGGCGCATTCCAGGGCAACTTCCCGAACGGTCAGGCCGGCATTGGCTACAGCCAGCGCTTCTCTATGCCGTACATTGGGTTAGTCGGCCAGTACCGTATCAATGACTTTGAATTTAACGCGCAGTTCAAATTCAGTGACTGGGTTCGCGCGCACGACAACGACGAACACTATCTGCGTGATTTAACCTTCCGCGAGAAAACCTCGAACTCACGTTACTACGGTGCTGCCGTGGATGCGGGTTACTACGTTACTGAGAACGCGAAAGTATTTGCTGAATTCACTTACAGTAAATATGAAGAAGGGAAAGGCGGCACGCAGGTGATTTATACGCCGACCGGTGAGTCAGCGTCTTATGGCGGCGACGCTGCGGGTATTTCCAACAAAAACTATACCGTTACCGTTGGTTTGCAGTATCGCTTCTAATCCCTGTCAGCAGGGATAAACCTGTCGGGAGGCGCTCCCGGCAGGTTTTTTCCGTTATTTGCGTGGGTAAAGATCTTTACGCACGTAGGGTTCGATATCCCCTTCTTTGCGCGTCTTCAGCAATTTCAGAATCCAGGTGTATTGCTCGGGATGCGGGCGGACAAAGATTTCCACTTCCTCATTCATCCGCCGTGCCAGGGTTTTATCATCAGCGTCCAGCAGGTCATCCATCGGCGGTCGCACATAGACCTCAAGCCGATGCGTCTTGCTGTTGTACACCGGAAACAGCGGCACCACGCGCGCACGGCACACCTTCATCAAACGACCAACCGCCGGCAGGGTCGCTTTATAGGTTGCAAAGAAATCAACAAATTCGCTGTGTTCAGCACCGTGATCCTGGTCAGGCAGATAATAGCCCCAATAGCCCTGACGTACTGAGCTGATAAAGGGTTTGATACCGTCGTTACGGGCATGCATGCGGCCACCATAACGGCGACGAACGGTGTTCCACACGTAATCCAGTAGCGGGTCGCTTTGGTTATGGAACATCGCCGCCATCATCTGACCTTCAGACGCCAGCAGCATCGCCGGAATATCGACTCCCCAGCCGTGAGGCACGAGGAATATCACGTTTTCGTTATTGGCCTGTAATTGCTCGATGATTTCACGGCCATACCAATCCACACGTTGACGCACGCGGGCCGGATCGCGGATGCCCAATTCGGCCATCATCACCATCGCCTGCGGCGCAGTGGCAAACATCTGGTCAACGATGTCTTCGCGTTGCGCTTCACTCAGTTCAGGCAGGCAGTAATAAAGATTGATCAATGCACGACGACGCGCGCTTTTCGCCAGCTTGCCGGCCAGTTTGCCCAGACCACCCAGCACCGGATCACGCACTTTGGCAGGCAGCATAGCCATGCCAGCCAGCGCCCCAATCGCCAGCCAATTGCCCCAGTATTTTGGCTTCAAAAAAGAACGTTGAAACACGGGGATAAACTCAATGTTATTTTTCTTACGGGTTTCCATGCACTCGCCTCTGACAATGACCGGTCAATAATAGTGACGATGACTAATTTTGCAATCTTCGTGCGTCAGATAGCAAAAAACCGACGAAGAATCCGTCGGTTTTTCTTCACTACTCGCGATAAAGCGTTATTTCAACGCCAGTTGTGGCAGCCAGGTTTTCACATCCGCCAGATAGCTGGAGCGATCTTTACCCGTCAGACCTTCCATGCGCGGCAGTTTCGCCGTCAGGGGGTTAACCGCCTGGTTGTTAATCCAGATTTCATAATGCAGATGCGGTCCGGTAGAGCGTCCGGTATTACCGGAGAGTGCGATACGATCGCCACGTTTAACTTTCTGGCCCGGTTTGACCAACACTTTGCTCAGATGCATATATCGCGTCATATACTGACGGCCATGGCGAATCGCCACATAATTACCGGCAGCGCCGCCATTCTTGGCGACCACCACTTCACCATCGCCCACCGCCAGGACCGGCGTACCAATCGGCAGTGCGAAGTCAACACCACGGTGTGGCGCAATGCGACCGGTGACCGGATTCAGACGACGCGGGTTAAAGTTGGATGAAACGCGGAACTGCTTCACGGTCGGGAAGCGCATAAATCCACGTGCCAGGCCAGAGCCATTGCGATCGTAGAATTTGCCGTCTTCGGCGCGGAACGCATAGTAATCTTTACCACCGGTACGCAGACGGACACCGACCAACTGGCTTTGTGCGCTCTTACCGTTCAGCATTTCGCGTGACATCATCACGCTGAACTGGTCGCCAGCACGCAGCTTGCGGAAATCCATTTGCCACTGTAACGCTTTGATCACGCTGCTGGTTTCAGCACTGCTTAATCCGGCGCTGCGCGCGCTGGCGGCAAAACTGCCGCGGACTTCGCCTTTCAACACGCTATTCTGCCATTCACCCTTTTGCAGCTCCTGCTGCATCTTAAAGCTGCCGTTGGTCTGGCGCTCATAAGTACGGGTTTCACGACGATCCATTTCCCAGCTGAAGGTTTGCAACTGCCCATCCGCGTTCAAAGTCCAGCTCAGTTGCTGGCCTACGCGCAGTCCGCGGAGATCTTTATCACTGCTGACCAGGGCATTGATGTCGCTGAGATCGATACCGTACTGATTCAGCGCACTGCTCAGGGTATCCCCGGAAGAAACGGTGTAATCGTGGACGTTCGGATTGTCCGGCACGTCTTTATCGATATCGTCAGCCGGGATATCTTCTTCCGGCTCGGGCTCAGGGGCCGTTTGATCGATCGGCTCACTGGCTTCCGGTAACAGATGCGGTGATTCGAACTTGTCCAGTGTGATGCTTTTGACAACCGGCGTATCGTCACTGGGATGATAAACATAGGGCCGCCATACAGCGACGGCCAATGTGATGACAGTTAATGACCCCAGCATAACGCGGTGGGGGCGCGGCAAATTATTAAATGCGAGGGCGACAGAGCGGGCTATCTGCTGCACTTTTACCTATTCCTCTATGCTCCATTCAGGCAGCTTGCATACTGGCTCGACAACTGTGAGAGGAATTTCACGTAGCTGTCTTTGGTTAAGCTGATTCCCATGCCCAACGGATCCAAGGTGCCTTTGCGCACATTGGTTCCTCGTGACACTGCATCGATGACTGCTGGCCTGAATTGTGGTTCAGCGAAAACGCATGTGGCTTTCTGCTCAACCAACTGTGTTCGTATCTGATTTAAACGCTGTGCGCCCGGTTGGATCTCAGGATTAACGGTAAAATGCCCTAATGGTGATAAACCGTAATGTTTCTCAAAGTAGCTGTAAGCATCGTGAAAAACGAAGTAACCCTTACTCCGCACCGGCGCAAGCTGCGCGCCAATGTCTTTGTCCGTATCCGCTAATGCTGCCTCGAACTGCTGCAGGTTTGCGTCTAGTTTGGCCTTGCTTTGCGGCATAAGTTCCAATAATTTCCCATGGATTGCAACCGCTGATTGCCTTGCTATCTCTGGGGACATCCACAAATGCATATTAAACTCACCGTGGTGGTGATGTTCATCAGACGCGTCTTGTTGACCAGACTTTACTGATTGCTGACTTAATTCGTCAGCATGCTCATGCTCGTCATCGTCAATACCGCGAATTAAAAGCGGCTTAACCCCTGCAATATCAGCAATTTCGAGATTTTTATTCGCCGGAAGTTGGGCCGCCGACTTGGTCAGAAAGGCTTCCATTTCAGGACCAACCCAAACCACTAAGTCCGCGTTTTTAATACGTTTTATATCTGAAGGACGGAGTGCATAATCATGCTCAGACGCGCCATCCGGTAGCAGCACTTCTACCGGTGTGACACCATCAGCGATCGCGGCGGCGATAAATCCGATGGGTTTAATTGAGGCAACAACCGCAGCCGATGCTGGCAAAGCAACAGCAGTAGCTATCGCTACCGCAGGAAGGGTAAAAGCAAGGCGTTTTTTAATGTGTAACATAATGCGTCATTCCATCGTGACCCGTTGATGGAATGTGATATTATAACATCCGAAATTCTGTGCAACCTGTAAATATCATGCCTTCACTTGTTACGCTCGAAAATATCTCTGTGAAATTCGCTCAGCGTCCGGTACTTGCGGGCATCAGCCTCAAACTGGAGCCGGGGCGAATTTTAACCTTGCTTGGCCCTAACGGTGCCGGGAAATCCACCCTGGTGCGCGTGGTGCTGGGCCTGCTGACGCCCGATAGCGGCGACGTGAAACGCGACGCCAATTTACGTATTGGTTATGTGCCGCAAAAACTGCATATCGACCCTACCCTGCCGATCAGCGTCGAACGTTTTATGCGTTTATCGCGTGGCAGCCGCGCTGATGCCATCCTGCCAGCGCTGAAACGTGTGCAGGCAGGCCATCTGTTGCATGCCCCTTTGCAGAAGTTATCCGGCGGTGAAACCCAACGTGTCCTGTTGGCCCGCGCGCTGTTAAGCGATCCCCAGTTGTTGGTGCTGGATGAGCCGACCCAGGGGGTCGATGTTAATGGTCAGGTCGCGTTGTATGATCTGATTGACCAATTGCGCCGCGAGCTGAACTGCGGCGTGCTGATGGTTTCGCACGACCTGCATTTGGTGATGGCAAAAACCGACGAAGTGTTATGCCTGAATCATCATATCTGCTGTTCTGGTACACCGGAGGCGGTATCGCAGCATCCGGAATTCATCGCCATGTTTGGTCCGCGCGGGGCGCAGCAACTGGCTATCTATCGCCATCATCATAATCATCGTCACGATTTACAGGGACGCATTGTTCTGCGCAAAGGAAACGGCCCGTCATGATTGAACTGTTATTACCTGGCTGGCTGGGTGGGGTTTTTCTGGCACTGGCAGCCGGTCCGCTGGGTGCTTTTGTCGTCTGGCGTCGTATGTCCTATTTTGGTGACACCCTGGCGCATGCGTCACTGCTCGGCGTGGCATTCGGCCTGCTGTTTAACGTTAACCCCTATTATGCGGTGATCGTGGTGACGGTGTGCCTGGCGTTGGGGCTGGTGTGGCTGGAGCGTCGTCCTCATCTGGCGATTGATACCCTGCTCGGCATTATGGCGCACAGCGCGTTGTCGCTCGGCCTGGTGGTGGTCAGCCTGATGTCTGGGGTGCGGGTGGATTTAATGGCTTATCTGTTCGGCGACTTGCTGGCAGTCACTCCGCAGGATCTGTGGATGATGGGCGGTGGTGTGACCATTGTGCTGGCAGTGATGGCGTGGCAGTGGCGTTCTTTGCTGTCCATGACCATCAGCCCGGAGCTGGCGCAGGTAGACGGGGTTAATATTCAACGCACTCGTCTGATGCTGATGCTGGTCACCGCGCTCACCATCGGTGTGGCGATGAAGTTTGTCGGTGCGCTGATTATCACCTCGCTGTTGATCATCCCGGCAGCCACCGCACGCCGCTTTTCCCGCTCACCCGAGCAGATGGCGGGTTTTGCGGTGATCATCGGGATTCTCGCGGTCACCGGTGGGCTGAGCTTTTCGGCGCTGTATGATACGCCCGCCGGTCCTTCAGTCGTGCTGTGTGCTGCCGTGCTGTTTATCATCAGCATGGCAAAAAAACCGGCGTCCTGACGCCGGTTACTCTTCGCGCGCAATGCCGAAGTGACGATACGCATGCTGCGTTGCCATACGGCCACGCGGCGTGCGCTGAATAAAACCCTGCTGGATCAGGAAGGGTTCAATCACATCTTCAATGGTTTCGCGTTCTTCACCGATGGCAGCCGCCAGGTTATCCAGCCCCACCGGCCCACCCATAAA
The DNA window shown above is from Pantoea sp. At-9b and carries:
- the znuC gene encoding zinc ABC transporter ATP-binding protein ZnuC: MPSLVTLENISVKFAQRPVLAGISLKLEPGRILTLLGPNGAGKSTLVRVVLGLLTPDSGDVKRDANLRIGYVPQKLHIDPTLPISVERFMRLSRGSRADAILPALKRVQAGHLLHAPLQKLSGGETQRVLLARALLSDPQLLVLDEPTQGVDVNGQVALYDLIDQLRRELNCGVLMVSHDLHLVMAKTDEVLCLNHHICCSGTPEAVSQHPEFIAMFGPRGAQQLAIYRHHHNHRHDLQGRIVLRKGNGPS
- a CDS encoding MurR/RpiR family transcriptional regulator — its product is MLEQIQAQLPALSKSERKVAEQILAAPQEAMHSSIATLARAAQVSEPTVNRFCHRMGTRGFPDFKLQLAQSLAKGPNWVSRGVEENDSVESYSQKIFDSALAGLSRVSQQLDRAVIHQAVHALTRANKIAFFGLGASAVVAHDATNKFLRFNLPVIWSEDIVIQRMSCINSGPNDVFVLISHTGRTKNMIELARLARVNASTVLAITSPGSPLAAEATLALTLDVPEDTDIYLPMVSRLAQLTLVDVLATGFTLERGTSFRENLKRVKEALRDSRLEKHVQQEINAQQNN
- the pyk gene encoding pyruvate kinase, encoding MSRRLRRTKIVTTLGPATDRDNNLEKIIAAGANVVRLNFSHGTPEDHQLRANKVREIAAKLGRHVAILGDLQGPKIRVSTFKEGKVFLNVGDRFLLDASLGKGEGDKEKVGIDYKGLPADVVPGDILLLDDGRVQLKVLEVQGMKVFTEVTVGGPLSNNKGINKLGGGLSAEALTEKDKADIITAAKIGVDYLAVSFPRCGEDMNYARRLARDAGCDAKLVAKVERAEAVATQEAMDDIILASDVVMVARGDLGVEIGDPELVGIQKALIRRARQLNRTIITATQMMESMITNPMPTRAEVMDVANAVLDGTDAVMLSAETAAGQYPAETVSAMAKVCLGAEKIPSVNVSKHRLEVQFDNIEEAIAMSAMYAANHLQGVTAIITMTESGRTALMTSRITSGLPIFAMSRHERTLNLTALYRGVTPVYFDSNNDGVAAAHDAINLLRDKGFLVAGDLVIVTQGDVMATTGTTNTSRVLRVD
- the mepM gene encoding murein DD-endopeptidase MepM; this encodes MQQIARSVALAFNNLPRPHRVMLGSLTVITLAVAVWRPYVYHPSDDTPVVKSITLDKFESPHLLPEASEPIDQTAPEPEPEEDIPADDIDKDVPDNPNVHDYTVSSGDTLSSALNQYGIDLSDINALVSSDKDLRGLRVGQQLSWTLNADGQLQTFSWEMDRRETRTYERQTNGSFKMQQELQKGEWQNSVLKGEVRGSFAASARSAGLSSAETSSVIKALQWQMDFRKLRAGDQFSVMMSREMLNGKSAQSQLVGVRLRTGGKDYYAFRAEDGKFYDRNGSGLARGFMRFPTVKQFRVSSNFNPRRLNPVTGRIAPHRGVDFALPIGTPVLAVGDGEVVVAKNGGAAGNYVAIRHGRQYMTRYMHLSKVLVKPGQKVKRGDRIALSGNTGRSTGPHLHYEIWINNQAVNPLTAKLPRMEGLTGKDRSSYLADVKTWLPQLALK
- the znuB gene encoding zinc ABC transporter permease subunit ZnuB: MIELLLPGWLGGVFLALAAGPLGAFVVWRRMSYFGDTLAHASLLGVAFGLLFNVNPYYAVIVVTVCLALGLVWLERRPHLAIDTLLGIMAHSALSLGLVVVSLMSGVRVDLMAYLFGDLLAVTPQDLWMMGGGVTIVLAVMAWQWRSLLSMTISPELAQVDGVNIQRTRLMLMLVTALTIGVAMKFVGALIITSLLIIPAATARRFSRSPEQMAGFAVIIGILAVTGGLSFSALYDTPAGPSVVLCAAVLFIISMAKKPAS
- a CDS encoding MFS transporter — its product is MARYQPITQLTGRVLLFPLALVLFEFATYIAHDMIQPGMLVVTGEFNVGPEWVSTSLTAYLMGGVVLQWLLGPLSDKYGRRPVLLFGILFFAAACLLTTLVENIEQFVALRFIQGISLCFIGAVSYAAVQEAFAEALAVRMMALMANVALLAPLAGPLAGAAWLSVSDWRSMFWLFAACSIVAFVVLWRIMPETAGDRSHSIALPTLARGYGRLARDRQVMYGSFAIGLVFIPILTWVALSPVILMHDEGLSRLQYALLQLPVFLAMIGGNLTLGKLAGRVPIEQPVKFAAWPILLGLSIALLANLFNSHSYLLLTAGLSLYAFGAGMVNAGLYRLTLYASNEGKGSIAAMLGMISILTLAIGIELAKSGYFSGGTPWFSTINFISGVMWFGLVTLFLRERKRRSHIAAV
- a CDS encoding omptin family outer membrane protease, whose product is MKKTAVAAMMMAVLSGSAYAESAQFMPNFSADSISVATSIGMLGGKSKELVYDASNARKVSQLDWKIKNVAILKGDFSWDAYSFLTLNARGWTSLASGSGHMDDYDWQNANQSNWTDHSSHPSTDVNYANEYDLNVKGWFLQGDDYKVGAVAGYQETRFSWTATGGSYNYDNGAFQGNFPNGQAGIGYSQRFSMPYIGLVGQYRINDFEFNAQFKFSDWVRAHDNDEHYLRDLTFREKTSNSRYYGAAVDAGYYVTENAKVFAEFTYSKYEEGKGGTQVIYTPTGESASYGGDAAGISNKNYTVTVGLQYRF
- the lpxM gene encoding lauroyl-Kdo(2)-lipid IV(A) myristoyltransferase (LpxM is lauroyl-Kdo(2)-lipid IV(A) myristoyltransferase, an enzyme characterized in Escherichia coli and involved in biosynthesis of the form of lipid A found in that species and some closely related species.); this encodes METRKKNNIEFIPVFQRSFLKPKYWGNWLAIGALAGMAMLPAKVRDPVLGGLGKLAGKLAKSARRRALINLYYCLPELSEAQREDIVDQMFATAPQAMVMMAELGIRDPARVRQRVDWYGREIIEQLQANNENVIFLVPHGWGVDIPAMLLASEGQMMAAMFHNQSDPLLDYVWNTVRRRYGGRMHARNDGIKPFISSVRQGYWGYYLPDQDHGAEHSEFVDFFATYKATLPAVGRLMKVCRARVVPLFPVYNSKTHRLEVYVRPPMDDLLDADDKTLARRMNEEVEIFVRPHPEQYTWILKLLKTRKEGDIEPYVRKDLYPRK
- the znuA gene encoding zinc ABC transporter substrate-binding protein ZnuA, translated to MLHIKKRLAFTLPAVAIATAVALPASAAVVASIKPIGFIAAAIADGVTPVEVLLPDGASEHDYALRPSDIKRIKNADLVVWVGPEMEAFLTKSAAQLPANKNLEIADIAGVKPLLIRGIDDDEHEHADELSQQSVKSGQQDASDEHHHHGEFNMHLWMSPEIARQSAVAIHGKLLELMPQSKAKLDANLQQFEAALADTDKDIGAQLAPVRSKGYFVFHDAYSYFEKHYGLSPLGHFTVNPEIQPGAQRLNQIRTQLVEQKATCVFAEPQFRPAVIDAVSRGTNVRKGTLDPLGMGISLTKDSYVKFLSQLSSQYASCLNGA